gaggctccagctcattgttacaacctcgaaGAAGAAGTAGAAAATGATGATCATCCTTGGTGCCACGATATCCTGCggtatgtgaagaatcgtgagtatCCCGACCAAGCTACTAAAAACGACAAAAGAACTTTGAGAAGACTAGCCAGCGACTATGTCTTGGACGGGGAGATCCaatacaaaagaaggaaggatcaagtACTGTTAAGATGTGTAGACACTACTGAGGCCaggaaaatcttggaagaaattcatgagggcgtctgtgggacacattctaatggctttacaatggctaggcaaattatgagatttggttattggtccaccatggaaggagactgtattaactatgccaaaagatgtcataagtgccaaatctatggggACAAGATTAATGTGCCTCCCTCACctctgcatgttatgacttctccatagcCTTTttcgatgtggggcatggatgtgattgggccaatttcaccaaaagctttaaatggacatcgattcatctttgtggttatcgattatttcaccaagtgggtGGAGGCCACTTCGTATGTTAATGTTACAAAAtcagcagttagcaagttcctaaaGAGAGAGATtatctgtcgatatggaatgccagaaaagatcatatctgacaatgcattgaatttgaacaacagtaCAATAGCAGAggtctgcagtcagttcaagatcagacaccacaactcgtcgccgtatcgcccgaaaatgaatggtGCAGTCGAAGCAGTCAATAAGAATATCAAGAAAATTGTGAGAAAGATGACTGAAActtacaaagattggcatgagaaattaccgttcgccctctatgcttatcgaacatccatcagaacctctactggggcaactcctttctcattAGTTTATAGAATGGAAGCTGTTTTACCCATCGAGGTTGAGATTCCTTCTCTCAGAGTTTTGGCAGAAGTAAAGCTAGATGAGGCAGAGTGGGTCCAGTCTCGATACGATCAGTTAAATTTGatcgaagaaaagaggctaaaggcaatttgtcatggtcaaatgtactaGAAATGGATAATGCGAGCCTACAACAAGAAGGTTCATcccagagaattccacgaaggagacctGGTATTAAAAAAGATCTTGCCTATACAAAAtgacttcagaggaaaatggatgccaaattgggaaggaccttatgtggtgaagaaagctttttctagaggagcattgatattgactgaaatggatggcaagacttTTCCCAATCTTTTGAATTTAGATTCGGTCAAGAAATACTTtgcctaaaaataaaaaaaataaaaaaaatgagagGCCAATGTGAAAACTCACAAAGagcactttgagaccaaagggattttgaattgaaaacccgtaaagggcgattCAAACTGGGATCAGAGGTTGAGCCTGTAGTACTCTTGTAATATCTAAATTAGCAAAAaggagagatgttacatcttggggcatcgacaagagtactctagatcccctaaacacatattagGGGAAAAAAAAAGAGGTCTTCAAGAAGTTCATACAGGGGAGTTCATGCTGCGATATTTGGGGCATCTATTTTCCTTTTGTTTATCTTGTCTTCCAGTAATGTCATGTTTTGTGATTAATCTATTCCTTTCCAAATtttgtttctaataaatttcagttcTATCCATTGTTACGATCTTTCTCAAGCATTTTTGCACCGAAATAACGACTAATGGACTAATGACACTTTTGCAAAAGGAGTTCTGTatattactctgaaagtttctaaatagtacaggaacctgaaacaggactattatttagaactaaccaaacttaaAGATTGGAAACACTcgagaagaaagagtttaaattaGGACTACCCCTTCGAGTTTTCTATTCAAAGAATCTAAGTTGAATAAGAAGACGGGGTACCTATTCAGTgaaagaaccttgatgaacaaagagcaatgacagcctaaatattaaaaaaatggaTCATTCTCATAACATACCGCACTCATACATTTATAGATCATTCATGACATACCTAGTTAAGGGAATtctgattcatttcgatcatagcttCCTAATCATTTTGCATAAGCATAAGTATTTGAAACAGATTCTACAGATCATACCCCTAAAGGATGGTGTAGTAACGTCTAAAAATTACAGATATTGtctcctaagcagtagggtaataggctgaattACAAATCACGATtccctgaaatggcgttggagcggctAAAAACCATAGCAGATCTCCTTAAAGTTTCAGTAGATCTCATCTCTCTAAAGTTGTCGTAGAGCAGATCAAAataaatcttatttccctgaagttgtagtggaacagattgaaacTAAATTacggatcttatctctctgaagttgcagtaaagTAGgtcgaagttacaagtcttatctccctgaagttgcagtggagcagactgaaaataaatcttatttccctaaagttgcagtggaacagattggaACTAAATTACGGATCTTATCTGTCTGAAGTTGCAGTACAACAGATCAAAACAAactttatctccctgaagttgcaagggagcaggttgaagttacaagtcttatttCCTCTGAAGTTGCGGTGGACCACATCAAAGGTACAAGAAGAAGAGGAACACCAAAGAAGTGAAGACTCGAGACCGGACAAAGATTGGTCttttgaaagtctttgctctgttctcgttacagACAATGAGCAAAAAGGGGTAGCTGTACAATCCAATCCTTTCCCGGGCCCAATATATCCCCAAAGCCCACTAAACCTAAAAAACCCATTTACCCAACACCCAAAAACAGACCCAATAAACTCAAACCTTTTCCCAccaagcccacatttttctttaaaaaatcagTCAAAGAAACCCTAGGTGCACCGCACCTAGGTCTGCCCTTGTCCCATCCACCACCGACGTCTGCCACCACCTACTCAGCACCGCTCCAACTACTCCTGCAAGATAGACATGcaaacaataataaaaatgataGAAAAATGTATGTAATGGCTTTATAAAAGCCGAAGGAAGGAGATTGTgaggaagtttttttttttggtagttTTTCATTAAAACACAAAGAGAAATATCATCAAGAGACTTCAAAAATAGTCACTTAAATTGCAAATAAGAAAAAGGACAGAAGCAAaggtttcttttttttctttttcatctttcttttcatttttctcttctacatcTGTTTATACATATTCCAAGCTTAATCTGCTAAAAcaataaacacatatatatattagatctaaaaaataaaaaaaaagagtaagAAAGCATGAGCAACAGGTGGGAGTGGCTGCCCTTTGGCGGTTCTCGATTTGCCCAGAGAGAAAAACAATCTCTCTCTCttatttttttctgaactcggaggaaatgaatttttttcaaaattttttttcttttatagctTCTCCgtacggcgtcgttttggggcaAACACTTAATgaccaaaacgacgccgtttaacaCCTGACCCGGACTCCGACCCGAAAACCGCctaggatctgcgtgtttttggACTGAAGGTCTATTTGCGCCCTCAGTCCCTCCGCTTTTGAAGTCGGTTACGATGTGGTCCCATTCCTTTTGATTTGTTTTTAATTTCACCCCTGGAATTTCGTTGTCGTTTCATCTGGGTCCCTAATCAAATGATGCGTTTTGGACGAGTGGGTTTATTTCCATTTCAGTCCTCCTTGGTCACTCGCGCATTCATCTGGGTCCCTTTTGTCATATCTCTTTTTAATTGGCCCCAAAACTTCCTATTTGTTtcgaatttagtcccttttagaTTTAATATGGTTTCTGCATTatttttttaccattttattttttttattctatttacTACTTTCGTATTATTGTTgttaacatattttattattatttagacattttagttttaattaatacttatatattttatatatattcatatagttgtctttattattattattattcctaatatatattttatgtatacacATTTAAATATTACATCATACCCCATATTATGAATACATATTAATattataccatatatatattttataaatattatatatatatattttatatatattatatatattgtgTACATGCTTTGAGTATTATCATTTgttcattttaatatatatgtatatagctATGTAAAATCATTAAtatcctttttattattttttagcaCGTTTATACtatgtaaatatttcaaaattgcattcttattatgtatatatttttaatacggATACATTTTTTATGTTACGTGTATAAATCtgttaatattgtatttttatttttatgcataTACCTTAATACTATAtcatttatacattttatttctcatactatcttatgtttatgtttttttaaaacaataccaTGTATATGCAActactatatatctatttatatagTTATTAATAGTTTTTATTATGATTACTTTTAATATGTATGTATTATGTATTTTACCTCTAATACTATATATTGTATATTCTACTATTATCatcactatatttattattattattaatttttattatttgacaTATTATTGTTatcaccttttttttctttcttactatcattgcattattattagtattattattatttttatcattgtttgtgttatttatttatttacgtaTATATCATTTACTTAAGTTTTTACTTTACTTTTTGTTATTTTTGATCTGTGATTATTTCGCGTATTTGCTAATTTTGTTATTCtcgacttttattttattttatattaatgcaTCTATGATGTTCATGTATATTATCCCGTTTTTATTACCGATTTACAAATGTCACTTTATAACTTCTAGTTCTTTAAAACTAATTATTCCCTTTTATTTCAAGCTAAATTAGTGTATTTCAAGCCGGTTCtataattatttgtttaaaaattctttaaaacggagACGATGTTCGATATTtagcaattcggggaatcgtgccctatcgtgctgggttgcaatttctcgtttgcccaaaataatcgaatgtctctTTAGAATTTCGttcatgttttctaaaaaatttttaaaacgaaggaaatgttcgatgtttggcaattcggggaatcgtgtcctatcgtgttgggttgcaacTTCTCGTTTGcgcaaaataatcgaatatccctttgGAATTTCATTCGTGTTTTCTAAAGCGAGGCAATGTTCAACGTCTGAAATTCGAGGAATCATGCCCTCATGTCtttggtttcgatttttcgttggactaaatagttgagcatccttttgtaatttccaaattatgaatttttggaagtcgaaatcTATCGCGTTTCGAGGGTATGAAAGATTGCATCCTACTGTGCTGGATGTGGTGCTGTATTCCTCTAAAACAAGAAGATTTTATTCAAATGTAATCAAAAAGGAAcctcatttcaaaaacattttaaatcTTAGACACAAGGGCAGTTATTTAATggtttggtaccaattttgggcgttacgggggtgctaacccttcctcgtgcgtaaccgactcccgaaccctttctCTCAATTTTTGTAGacctaaaatttattattttaataaatcaaatgttttattaaaatgatcaacttCAAGGTGATCCGATTACACCTCAAAAAAAGGTCGGTGGcgacttcatttttttttcttttcaaaaagtcgattcaCCTTTTTATAAATCGAaataaaatggtttcgacagcttggcgactcctcTGGGGACGTCAATAAGAGAGccaggccataaaattgattatcgCTATCCTTTTGTCagttgattgaaaatttgttttgaaaaatcATGATTTCTTCAATTGCATTTGATTGTATGATTGTTGTGGCTCGGGTCTTGTAAAATAACATTGCATTACaatgcatgaccgctgtggtcacaccttctaagtgggagtaagaaactacgctttcgtaaggttttcacctccgcatgggatAATGGAttacttccgggatacatccgtacctatgattttgtgagattttcatctccgcatggtcatagggaaatgtattcccctgaaccaaactcgatccatatgagcctataatgggtgaggatcgaggaatctgttggttcgtgtacccttactctagaaccaaaccacatataggGAACCCTAAGAGCCTTCTTTAGGTGGAGCTAGGTTAAACTATAGTGGTCGCCCATAAATATGCTTCGATTATCTTTATTTTGCTTGCATTTTATTATTAACACTTGATACTGACTTGTCTTATTTTGGTTGTATTTTGtatgacattgcatactaaatgaggtgttgattcgtattcgattactaagttagaaagtttaacatggagaatgaatttcttagtaaagttGAGGATAATGCGGTCGTCCACGCATGGTCAGAGAAGTTACAATCAGAAAAAGGAGATAGCTTGACAGAAGGATATACATCAGAGTTGCAAGAAttcactcgcgtcaatgtagcacagaatgagttgcaagagttgagagacatCTGGGCTCGTTGGGATGAAGAAACCAAACAGTTATTCTATCAAAGCTATGGTGATATATCTTACTTGTTAGATATTAAGGTGAACAAGCACCTGTTCCGAGTCATGGTTCAATTTTGGAATTTTGCTTACAAGTGTTTCACTATTGGGGAAGTGGATTTAGTGCCTACCGTGGAGGAATATACTACCTTACTCAGGTGTCTAAAAGTGCAAGTTAGAAAAGCTTATGCCAAGGTTTTTAATGGTCAAACCTTCACGaagaaattaataaatatttcaaggatgagcgagccttgggtcactgcTCAGATTCAACAAAAGGGAGATAGTAAATGTATTCATTGGGAGAATTTGAGAGATTTGGTTCTAACACATTCGGATGAGAGAAAGAGGGTCGATATCTTCGCCTTAAGCATCTATGGATTGGTAATTTTTTCTAAGGCTTTATGGCACATGGATGAGGCAGTCACTGACTTATTCGATCGTCTTGAGAAGGGAATCACACTAGTGCCGGCAATATTGGTAGAGACGTTCAGATCCTTGAGCACATGTCGGCAGACGGGCGGAGGACAGTTTATTGGATGCGCACAACTGTTGATGGTATGGTTTCATGGGCACTTTTGGAAAGTAGACAAGGTTTCTTATCGGGTCTTTGCCGAAGGTTATTCCCCATTGAAAGAGGAAGCAGCCATACAAAGGAGAGAGGATATCTCGAAGCAGAAGTGGATGGAAATTCTTCAAAACCTTAAGGAAGGGGATATTGAGTGGAGAGCAtattggatggttcctgatgagatCATGTATCGATGTGGTAACTTTGATTGGGTGCCATTGTTAGGAATTTTGGGAGCCACCGGATATACCCCATTACTTGCATTAAGACAATATAAatcgaggcagtttgtacccGCGACCTATGGACTTGCTCAGTGTGAATTCTCTTTTAAAGGTGCCCACTATAAGAAGAAGGTTCGGGAGCTATCCAATGCTTGGAAGCAAATTTGTTGGATGAAGAGGTTAGCTGTCGGTTCCATGGTGACGCCCGAGTATGATGGATGGTTTAAGAAGAGGATTAATGATAATGTTCCTAGGCCAAGTTTAGAGAATACTTGACCTATGGTGGAACAATTACGAGTCGCCCCGTCAAAGTTGGAAATTATAAAACAAAACTTCGAGAAGAAGAGTTCAGAGCTTGGAAAAAAGATCGAACAATTGGAAGAAGAGAAGATGCACCTAAGATTAGACACTGATGTCCAGAGGTCAGAGGCTGAAAAGTAGAGAAAGGGGAAAGCTAAGGCCGAAGAGGATCTAGACAGTTTGAAGACTGATTACAAGAAGTTACGCCTGTCTATGAGGACTGCGGGGTTAGGTAAGACTTCTGAACAATGGCTCCATGAAATTCGAGAAGAAAAGACAAAGGCCGACCGATAGGAAAGGAAATTTCGAGAAGCTCAGGCACGAAATGAAGACCTAGAAAAGAGTCTGTCAGAAAGCAGAAATGAGCGAGGTGAATTAAAGGCTAGGATGACAAAACTCGAGAAGTCTCTTCATCAATATCGAAACCGCAACACTGCAATGGAATTGAGGGTGAGCTTGAACAAGATAgaagaaatgggaagaaaaatagaataattagaaGCGTCACTGTAGAACTGTGAGATGCGGATTCAGTTTTTTGAGGCAAATGAGGACCGTTGGAAAGAGCAGCTTCACCATGTGCAGGATCAAGTCAAAAATAGAGATTACATTATGGGAGAAGCCATAACGCAGATTCGGGAGGTAGCTGTTTACTTGCAAGCTTTGGCCGTACAAGCGGACATACTGGGAGTAAAATACGAGTTGGAGTCAGATCGGGGACGAGAGCTAGCCTAAAGCTCTGAACATTAGGGCGAAGTCTTATTTGTAACTCAATTTTATGTAAAGACTTTTATTTTCTAGTCAAGCTTTCTAAAgggaattgaatgaaaattgatgcctcctttgcattcatgcatttgcattacattacttcgtatgcattaaaggccataaaaagattctaattaattaaaaatatttcagtaatctggaaaccaacgaaAATCTCTCAAGTGCACATCCCTACAGTACAAGAAGAAAAACTCAAGCAATGGATAAAAAATTAGAAAGACTGGAACAAATGCAGAAAGAGATGCAGGAGCAGATACAAGCACAAGTACAAGAACAGTTAGCTAAAATCCAGCAGGAAATGAGGGATCAAATGCTGGAATCGCAAAGAAGTATGATGGAAGAGCTAACCCGACTACTGACTAGTAAAACGGATAAAGGAAAGTATGACCAATGTTGGAAATAATAATAAAGACTCCCTTTACCCCCTTGGTTTTAATCCGGCAAATGCTCAAGTGCAACATGAGAGGCTAGTCGTTACTGAGGATCCTCTCTACCCCCCTAGTTTCACTTTGATGAATACTCAAATGCCACCCGAACCACACATGCGAAGGCCGTCTGTGACAATCAGGCCCCAACAACTACAGGCTGATACCTCGATGCCGATGAACTATCAGGCTGGTTCAGGTTCTAATCCGGGGGATAACCCGATTAACCCTGGTGTCCCCAATCTTAATGATATAGTAGAAGCGAAAAAGACAAAGGTAGAGCTTCAAAAGAACTCGAAGAACggtgtagatggttggaagaaaaatttaaagaaatagaaaacgctgactatcgtggtggaattgatgctaaggaattaagtttagTTCTGGACTTGGTGCTTCCCCCCAagttcaaaatgccagaatttgaaaAATACAATGGAACTAGATGTCCAAaggctcacatcactatgttttGTCGAATAATGGCAGGGTACGTTCACAATGATCAACTGTTGATCTACTGTTTTCAAGACAGTTTGGTCGGGTCTGcggccaaatggtacaaccaactaaGCCGTGCTCAAATCCATTCGTGGAAAGACTTggcacaagctttcatgaagtAATACGGCCATGTGACAGACATAGCACCCGACCAAATCACGTTACAAAATATggaaaagaaacagaatgaaagttTCAGGCAGtacgcccaaagatggagagaggtgacGACGCAAGTCCAACCACATCTTCTGGAGAAAGAAACTACTATGCTCTTTATCAACACTCTGAAAGCTCCATTTATCAACCACATGCTGGGAAGTGCTACTAAGAGCTTCTCGAACATAGTAATGTCAGGAGAGATAATAGAGAACGCGATAAGATGTGGGAAGATTAAAGCAGGAGAAAATACCAAGAAATCAATTCCGAGGAGGAAAGAAAACGAGGTGAACAACACGAGTGTATACAATAAGAATTATAATAAGCCTATCACCGTGAGCCAACCGAGGACGGAGACTACCAACCATCAGGGCTCTGCAAGACAAGATTCCAACTCAAGGCCTAACACGGAAATAGTCCAGTTTAGGCCTATCCCGATGTCCTACAAGGAATTGTATCAGAGCTTATTTGATGCCCATGTGGTGTCACCTT
Above is a genomic segment from Gossypium arboreum isolate Shixiya-1 chromosome 8, ASM2569848v2, whole genome shotgun sequence containing:
- the LOC108468585 gene encoding uncharacterized protein LOC108468585, with protein sequence MENEFLSKVEDNAVVHAWSEKLQSEKGDSLTEGYTSELQEFTRVNVAQNELQELRDIWARWDEETKQLFYQSYGDISYLLDIKVNKHLFRVMVQFWNFAYKCFTIGEVDLVPTVEEYTTLLRCLKVQVRKAYAKVFNGQTFTKKLINISRMSEPWVTAQIQQKGDSKCIHWENLRDLVLTHSDERKRVDIFALSIYGLVIFSKALWHMDEAVTDLFDRLEKGITLVPAILVETFRSLSTCRQTGGGQFIGCAQLLMVWFHGHFWKVDKVSYRVFAEGYSPLKEEAAIQRREDISKQKWMEILQNLKEGDIEWRAYWMVPDEIMYRCGNFDWVPLLGILGATGYTPLLALRQYKSRQFVPATYGLAQCEFSFKGAHYKKKVRELSNAWKQICWMKRLAVGSMVTPEYDGWFKKRINDNVPRPSLENT